TATCCTAACCGTAAATGTTGTTCCTGTATTTGGTGGCGATTGCACATCGATTGCCCCCTGTAGCTTAAGTAGGGCGTTCTGTACATTATATAAGCCAAATCCCATTCCTTTGGCCTGATCACTGCCTCTAAAGAATAACTTGAAAATATCACCGATATGTTCGGGAGAAATTCCAATACCATTATCACTCACGACAATAGTAGCATGTTTGTCAGATACATCGACCGATAATTTGACAAATGGATTCGTCTGCTCTTTTTGCTGATATTTAAAAGCATTGGATAGTAGATTGTGCAAGATTAATTCCAGTATGGCTTTATCACAATGAAATGGCTCTTTCTGCTCCACATGAATATCAAATGTTACATCCTTATTTTGTGTGTACATTTTATAGAATTGTCTAACATTGCCGAAAAGTTCATCAAAATTAATTTCAGAGAGCATGAGCTCACCTCTCCGCAACAGATAGTAGTCCCTTAGACTATCAATGTAGGCATCCAGACTGACCAAGGAACTATCCATCAAGGTAAGCAACTCGTGGATGCGGTCTATGTTGTTAAATTCTAGTCCTAGTTTTACCGCAGAGAGTACGCCAGTTAAGGGATCACGTAAATCATGGCTCACACTATATGCAAACTTATCGAGCTCATCGTATGCTTTCTGCAATTCTTGGTTCTTTGTCTCCAATAATGAATTTGCGACATAAAATTTATTCGCCTCTTCGATCGCAGAGATAATTTCTTCACGCATCCAGGGTTTGCGAACGAACCGAAATATATGCCCCTTATTGATCGCATCTATAACCGTATCCATGTCTGCATAGGCGGTCAATAGAATACGGATTGGCTTAGGATAATCTTTTTTGATGCGGTGGAGAAAATCTATTCCCAGTTCCCCAGGCATACGCTGATCACAAAAGATCACACGGATATCCGGGTTGGAAAGAAGTATTTTTTCGGCTTCGGCAGTATTTGATGCGGTATGAATGACATAGTCGTATCTAAAATTTGCTTTAAAACCAACCAAGTTATTTGCTTCATCATCAATATATAATATTTCAATCTCCGTCTGCATAATTTTTATAATCTGGTTTTTTTCCAAAATGAACGAAATTAATGATAATTTATCGAATTCATTGGGTTTACTTTGGCATCAATTTGTTTGTTGTACAGGAATGTGTAATGTAAAAGCTGTTCCCTCTCCTATTTCTGATTCTACAATAATCTTACCATGATGTTTTGCAATAGTATTATAGGCAATAGACATGCCTAGTCCTGTTCCTTCACCTACATCTTTTGTCGTAAAAAAGGGTTCAAAAATTCGGTCTCGAATGTTTTCTGGGATGCCGATACCGTTGTCTGCTATTTTAACATAAATAGCGGATTGATCAGCTGTAAGCCCCGTTTCAATACTTAGTTTCCCTCCACTTTTCCCACCGAATTTTTTGCCTATGGCATACACTGCGTTAGTGATAATATTCAGAAATACCTGATTCAGTTTTCCGGCATGGCATTCGATCTTTGGTAGATTTGCAAGATGTTTTTCTACCTCTATCGAATTGTTTATTACGTTGTTAAGTATTATCATGGTGGACATCAGGCCTTCATTGATATCCGCAAATTTTAAGGTGTCTTCGTCGACACGAGAAAAGATACGTAAACTTTTTACAATTTCTGCTGTTCGATGAGCACCTTCGTCCATTCCTTTCAATAGATAATCTACTTCGGTCTTCAGATATCCAATATCCAAATCATCTTTAAATTTTTTGATCTGTGACTGTTTTTCACTATCGGAAAGGCCCGTAGTAAATGCAATACGCTCAACTTCGTCCAGTGTTTCCCAGATCATATTGATGTCGCGCTTTAGTGGGGCGACATTGGAAGTGACAAAGTTGATCGGGTTATTTATCTCATGAGCTACTCCTGCAGTCAATTGCCCTAAAGAAGCCATTTTTTCGGCTTCGACAAGCTGTGACTGGGCTTCTTTCAGATGTGCCAATGTTATTTGTAGCGACTCATTGGATTCTTTTAGTTCATGTGTCCGTTCATCTACCTTTTGTTCTAACACCGTATTCTGCTCACGGATAAGTTGCTCATTTTCCAGAGAGATAGCCAATTCTCGTTGTTGGGACTCTTCTTTTTCCTGTTTAAGTATATTGATACTGTATGCCAGACCAAAAGAAAGTAAAGCCATTTCGATAACTGAGGCAATTTGTACCGAATTGCTCGTAAAGTTGTTATAGTCTAATATCCCATAGTCTTTTAATAAAAATACTACGGATCCCAATAATAGAACAGTCCAGCCATAGACAAAGTATTTCGCCGGCCTATATCCGCTGATCATGATGCGGTAGGATAAATAGAGGACAAATAATGAACCTATACCAGTGGTCACTTGCATCACAAAAAATGCGGGCTGTGTCCGATTGAACAATGCGAGGATGGTACCAAGGGCAAATAATATGATAAAGATCGTGATTATCCGTTTTGATCGAGGAGCATTCTTCTCTAATTGGAGAAATGAACCTGCGAAGAGAAGGGCGTTAAGTCCAGACAAACAGCCGAAAATAATCGGACCTTTGGTCGCAAAATAAGGCCAGTTAGGCCATAAATATTGAAAACTATAGCCTTTGATACCCATTTGAGTGATCCCTGCACAAACAACATATAGGACATAATAGAGGTAGCCCTTGTCCCGAACAGAAAAAAACAGAAAAAGGTTGTATATCGCCATAATGAATACGATACCAATATAAATACCACTAAGGAGGCTATCGCTATTCATCTGCGCCATAAATTTGCGTTCGCTACTTAAGTAGATCGGCAATATAATTTGCTCGATACTTTTAATGCGGAGAAAAAAGGTCTTTTCCGACTGACAGTGCAGATGAATGTCAAACACATAATTGGGAACTTTATATTTTCTGATCGAAAAATTCTGATGTTCTCCCAGTTTAATGGATTGATATGTGCCATTCTCATTAGGACTATATAGTTCAATCTCATCCAGCAATGGATAGGCGATTTCCAGAAGAAGATCTAAATCTTGTTTGGTATTATTTTTAACAGGTAGACGCAACCAGATGGCATTGGGCGATGTCCCTAGGTTAGGCACCTCACTGTTCAGCGATTGAAAGGTCGATGATGATGAAACTGTTGAAAAATCTGAGGTTTCGGGGCCTGTATAGCGCTCGAGCATATGACCAATCAGCAACCGTTGCCCAGATTGATCAATAGTGAGCTGGGCACGTGATGGTAGGCTTGCGAGAATAAAAATACAGATCAGGAAAAACCAGCACTTCATCTTTAGGATACTATTTTTTTGCTTGTGCGATTACTAAATTCATGGAGACTAAAAAGCAGCCCGATTCATCCAATTGGTTTAATGTGAGCTGAAAATTGTCGTATTCGGTTTGACTTAATTTACCTTTTTCAAACATTTCCAACAGTATCTTGTCCAGAAATAAATAACGGTTGGCTTCTTCTCTGGAGCTTGTAACCATATTGAATGTTTGTAGTTGAACCTGTTGAAATCCATTTGCAAGGAGATCAGCCGTTAGCTTATTGCCTGCCCAACCATTATTGACCTTCTCTTCGGTCAAGTAATGACATATCTTGGCCTCTATCTCAACATGTTGTGTGTAGAAAGTCAGGCTATTCCAGATTGTCTCCACAATGACCAACGGTTGCTCTTTGCGCAATATGCGATAGACCTCCTGAAACATGTTTTGTGGAGCTGTTAGATGCTGAACAAGACGTTCCATCCGTATGCCTGAAACGCTTTCATTCTCGAAACCGAGCTGATACACCTCGCCCTGTACGAAATTGACGTTGCTGAGGTCCTTACTGCCTGACTTGGCATGATCAATCAATGTAGCATCATGGTCAATGCCAATGACCTGTACATTGCTGCCTAACATATTTGCAAGGTTAACAGCGTCCATCCCGGTACCGCAGCCCAAATCGGCAACGAGCCCTTCTTTGATGGTGTTAAAAGGGCTATAGGAATGTATTTTTAGTTGCTTGAGAAAGTCTCCGGTATCCTGTAAATAACCGGCGCTATAGTGTTTAGTATCCATTACAAAATATTTAGATTACGATGATCTACTTGGAGATCTGCCGATGTATGGTTCAAATTTTTTATGACTTCGTCGAGATCCCAACGATCTAAATTGGGAATATCTATTTGATAGTGAATTTCAATCTCTTTATTTCGCAAGGTTTCTATCCTGACAATATTGGAATTGTTTCGGAGCGAAAATATTGCCTCCTTGTTTTCTTGATCAGCTTCGGTTAATGTGTCCAGATTTCTCATGATCATAACCGTTGCCAATAAATCCAATTTGGGATAGTAAAAAGTCCCATTGTTACCAACGCTGGTATCTCTTCGATAACCGACGCTCTCGGCCAGTTTTACTGTATATGGAGCGCATAGTGCAAACAGTGACTTGATCCCGATCTGTGTACTGATTGCTGCTCCCGCCCTTGTAAGGAAGATACTGCCGATGCCATATCCCGCGATCTCACGGGAATTCCATAGGCCACAGCCTTCTCCCGTACCATGTAGTGCGTAGTCGTAAACTAAATCGTAGACACGTGCATCCATAGCACCAGTAGCCTGTTCTATCGGTAGTGGCTCACTTCCTCCGGCGGCATGTATCCGAACACCTCCATATACCTTCTCACCATCAAGTGACTCTACAATAAGTACAAATGATGCCGGATTATACATCCAGTCATTTTTGGATGAAGTAACTTTCTTGACACCTATTGCTGTCAAGACATGGGCGTGCCCTTCTATAAAACGTTCACAGGTCTTAGGATCGTCGATAGCACGAAATGCTCTCAGTCTAACTACCGGACGTCCATCGTTGAATAATAATGCCACCGAAATGCTTTAATTTATCGTTGAAACACAAAACTAATCAATAAAAAGCAAAGCTGTTTATTGGTTTATCAAATAAACAGCTTTATGATCTGCCTTTTACAAAAAGAGTATCGGTTCTGTCTTTGACTGTTCAGTGAGAAATTTTTGGAGGGGGGTAGCAGCAGCGTAAGCTCTCTAAGTGAATTACCAAAACAACGAGTACGTCTGCCATGGCACATCTTCGATAGGGTTGGGTTGGGTTTTTCGGGACATAGGTTTCGTAAAACGGCGTGTTGTAATTGTGAAAATTAGCTTGAAAATCTCTGCGCGACTGAAAAGTACGATATGAAATGATGAAATTTTAGTAAATTGTCGCTGATTATGATCAATTTAACTTTATGGTTAAGGCAGGGGCAGCAAGTCATTCCGGGGATATTTTCACTTCGGAC
The window above is part of the Sphingobacterium sp. ML3W genome. Proteins encoded here:
- a CDS encoding hybrid sensor histidine kinase/response regulator, with product MQTEIEILYIDDEANNLVGFKANFRYDYVIHTASNTAEAEKILLSNPDIRVIFCDQRMPGELGIDFLHRIKKDYPKPIRILLTAYADMDTVIDAINKGHIFRFVRKPWMREEIISAIEEANKFYVANSLLETKNQELQKAYDELDKFAYSVSHDLRDPLTGVLSAVKLGLEFNNIDRIHELLTLMDSSLVSLDAYIDSLRDYYLLRRGELMLSEINFDELFGNVRQFYKMYTQNKDVTFDIHVEQKEPFHCDKAILELILHNLLSNAFKYQQKEQTNPFVKLSVDVSDKHATIVVSDNGIGISPEHIGDIFKLFFRGSDQAKGMGFGLYNVQNALLKLQGAIDVQSPPNTGTTFTVRIPSK
- a CDS encoding methyltransferase domain-containing protein; its protein translation is MDTKHYSAGYLQDTGDFLKQLKIHSYSPFNTIKEGLVADLGCGTGMDAVNLANMLGSNVQVIGIDHDATLIDHAKSGSKDLSNVNFVQGEVYQLGFENESVSGIRMERLVQHLTAPQNMFQEVYRILRKEQPLVIVETIWNSLTFYTQHVEIEAKICHYLTEEKVNNGWAGNKLTADLLANGFQQVQLQTFNMVTSSREEANRYLFLDKILLEMFEKGKLSQTEYDNFQLTLNQLDESGCFLVSMNLVIAQAKK
- a CDS encoding 7TM diverse intracellular signaling domain-containing protein, giving the protein MKCWFFLICIFILASLPSRAQLTIDQSGQRLLIGHMLERYTGPETSDFSTVSSSSTFQSLNSEVPNLGTSPNAIWLRLPVKNNTKQDLDLLLEIAYPLLDEIELYSPNENGTYQSIKLGEHQNFSIRKYKVPNYVFDIHLHCQSEKTFFLRIKSIEQIILPIYLSSERKFMAQMNSDSLLSGIYIGIVFIMAIYNLFLFFSVRDKGYLYYVLYVVCAGITQMGIKGYSFQYLWPNWPYFATKGPIIFGCLSGLNALLFAGSFLQLEKNAPRSKRIITIFIILFALGTILALFNRTQPAFFVMQVTTGIGSLFVLYLSYRIMISGYRPAKYFVYGWTVLLLGSVVFLLKDYGILDYNNFTSNSVQIASVIEMALLSFGLAYSINILKQEKEESQQRELAISLENEQLIREQNTVLEQKVDERTHELKESNESLQITLAHLKEAQSQLVEAEKMASLGQLTAGVAHEINNPINFVTSNVAPLKRDINMIWETLDEVERIAFTTGLSDSEKQSQIKKFKDDLDIGYLKTEVDYLLKGMDEGAHRTAEIVKSLRIFSRVDEDTLKFADINEGLMSTMIILNNVINNSIEVEKHLANLPKIECHAGKLNQVFLNIITNAVYAIGKKFGGKSGGKLSIETGLTADQSAIYVKIADNGIGIPENIRDRIFEPFFTTKDVGEGTGLGMSIAYNTIAKHHGKIIVESEIGEGTAFTLHIPVQQTN